A genomic stretch from Polyangium spumosum includes:
- a CDS encoding tetratricopeptide repeat protein, with protein MRRWALAISFSITVTSGAPARAQSPEGPSLAVAEALFQQGRELLEQERHAEACPKLAESQRLDPKLGTLLNLALCHENTGKTATAWAEYTSAASLARDKEQKEREDFARERAAALRKKLVYVVLRMEAPPAGVAMKLDDKRIDVAALNVPLPIDPGKHTVTVMAPGKRPWSGEVLVPAQPGEIPVEIPALEDAPPEPPPQPSKPEPPPTPLPQTPLPEAKRPAQTGPRASSVLMVAGFGGAAAALMVGASTGIAALAKASEILPNCNGSSCPGQAGSLATANTLANVSNIGFGVAVLGLGVGIAGVALAPRREDAPRPAVSVTPLLGPGVIGLRGAF; from the coding sequence ATGAGGCGCTGGGCCCTCGCCATTTCGTTTTCCATCACCGTGACGTCCGGCGCCCCGGCGCGCGCGCAATCGCCGGAGGGCCCGTCGCTCGCCGTGGCCGAGGCGCTCTTCCAGCAAGGCCGCGAGCTCCTCGAACAGGAGCGTCATGCCGAGGCTTGCCCCAAGCTCGCCGAGAGCCAGCGCCTCGACCCGAAGCTCGGCACGCTGCTCAACCTCGCCCTCTGCCACGAGAACACCGGAAAAACCGCGACGGCCTGGGCCGAATACACGTCCGCCGCCTCGCTCGCGCGCGACAAGGAGCAGAAGGAGCGCGAGGATTTCGCCCGCGAGCGCGCCGCGGCGCTCCGGAAGAAGCTCGTGTACGTCGTCCTGCGCATGGAGGCGCCGCCCGCGGGCGTCGCGATGAAGCTCGACGACAAACGGATCGACGTCGCCGCGCTGAACGTGCCATTGCCGATCGACCCGGGCAAACACACGGTGACGGTGATGGCCCCGGGCAAACGGCCCTGGTCCGGCGAGGTCCTCGTGCCGGCGCAGCCGGGCGAGATCCCCGTGGAGATCCCGGCCCTCGAGGACGCGCCGCCCGAGCCGCCCCCGCAGCCGTCGAAGCCCGAGCCGCCCCCGACTCCGCTGCCGCAAACGCCGCTGCCGGAGGCGAAGAGACCCGCGCAGACCGGCCCACGCGCCTCCTCGGTCCTCATGGTCGCGGGGTTCGGCGGCGCCGCGGCGGCGCTGATGGTCGGCGCGTCGACGGGGATCGCCGCGCTCGCCAAGGCGAGCGAGATCCTGCCGAATTGTAATGGCTCCTCGTGCCCCGGGCAGGCCGGCTCGCTCGCCACGGCGAACACCCTCGCGAACGTGTCGAACATCGGGTTTGGCGTGGCCGTCCTCGGCCTCGGCGTCGGGATCGCCGGCGTCGCGCTCGCGCCGAGGCGTGAAGACGCGCCCCGCCCGGCGGTCTCCGTCACGCCCCTCCTCGGCCCCGGCGTGATCGGGCTCCGCGGCGCGTTCTGA
- a CDS encoding sigma 54-interacting transcriptional regulator yields the protein MSVKSTSPLHARPKELRLDGFSLSVVEGPGAGASLRARMSEVSVGTAEGNDLVLLDPTVSRHHFSISATSDGYLLKDLGSSNGTWVGGMRVLSGYVEPGARIRVGRTTLLVDQVNEDICEALSPEDGFGPLLGQSSAMRRIFAALPRIASSDTTVLLEGETGTGKGVLAAAIHEASPRASGPFVVLDCAAIAPTLIESELFGHVKGAFTGAQADRAGAFEQAKGGTIFIDEIGELPLDMQPKLLRALEERSVKRVGGNQRVKLDVRVIAATNRDLRTEVNRNAFRADLYYRLNVVRIHVPPLRERTGDVERLARHFHAELVPDKPIPDDLLESLRRQSWPGNVRELRAAVERAVLLDDPAILALGSEAPEAAEGDDEYDLDVPFRVSKQKASDQWERGYVRALLRATSDNISEASRRVKMDRSHLRTLLRKYGIRGDEERGG from the coding sequence ATGTCGGTGAAGAGCACGTCGCCCCTGCACGCAAGGCCCAAGGAGCTGCGCCTCGACGGCTTCTCGCTCTCCGTCGTCGAGGGCCCGGGCGCCGGCGCCTCGTTACGCGCCCGGATGAGCGAGGTCTCCGTCGGCACGGCCGAGGGCAACGACCTCGTGCTGCTCGATCCCACGGTCTCCCGCCATCATTTCAGCATATCGGCGACCTCCGACGGTTATCTCCTGAAGGACCTCGGCTCCTCGAACGGCACCTGGGTGGGCGGCATGCGCGTGCTCTCGGGGTATGTCGAGCCCGGCGCCCGCATTCGTGTCGGCCGGACGACCTTGCTCGTCGATCAGGTGAACGAGGACATCTGCGAGGCGCTCTCCCCCGAGGACGGCTTCGGCCCGCTGCTCGGCCAGAGCTCGGCCATGCGCCGCATCTTCGCGGCATTGCCTCGTATCGCGTCCTCCGACACCACGGTCCTGCTCGAAGGCGAGACGGGCACGGGCAAAGGTGTGCTCGCGGCGGCCATTCACGAGGCGAGCCCGCGCGCCTCCGGGCCGTTCGTGGTCCTCGATTGCGCGGCCATCGCGCCGACGCTCATCGAGAGCGAGCTCTTCGGCCACGTCAAGGGCGCGTTCACGGGCGCGCAGGCCGATCGCGCGGGCGCCTTCGAGCAGGCGAAGGGCGGGACCATTTTCATCGACGAGATCGGCGAGCTGCCCCTCGACATGCAGCCGAAGCTGCTCCGGGCCCTGGAGGAGCGCAGCGTCAAGCGCGTCGGCGGCAACCAGCGCGTCAAGCTCGACGTCCGCGTGATCGCCGCGACGAACCGCGACCTGCGCACGGAGGTCAACCGCAACGCCTTCCGCGCCGACCTCTACTACCGGCTCAACGTGGTGCGCATCCACGTCCCGCCGCTGCGCGAGCGCACCGGCGACGTCGAGCGCCTGGCGCGCCATTTCCACGCCGAGCTCGTCCCCGACAAACCCATCCCGGACGACCTCCTCGAGTCGCTCCGGCGCCAGTCCTGGCCGGGCAACGTGCGCGAGCTCCGCGCGGCGGTCGAGCGCGCGGTCCTGCTCGACGACCCCGCGATCCTCGCGCTCGGGAGCGAGGCCCCGGAGGCCGCGGAGGGGGACGACGAATACGACCTCGACGTGCCTTTCCGCGTGTCGAAGCAAAAGGCCTCGGATCAATGGGAGCGGGGATACGTGCGGGCGCTGCTCCGGGCGACGAGCGATAATATTTCGGAGGCGTCGCGGCGGGTGAAGATGGACCGCAGCCATTTGCGTACGCTGCTCCGGAAATACGGGATTCGCGGCGACGAAGAGCGCGGGGGCTGA
- a CDS encoding family 2 encapsulin nanocompartment cargo protein terpene cyclase — protein MQPFTLPDFYMPYPARINPHLEGARAHSKAWAYEMGVLEKNPQGTPIWDERTFDAHDYALLCAYTHPDAPASELDLITDWYVWVFFFDDHFLELYKRTKDMSGAKAYLDRLPLFMPVVPSGAPPTPTNTVERALADLWARTVPLTSVAWRERFLEATKNLLLECMWELANIQENRVANPVEYIEMRRKVGGAPWSAGLVEIAVGAEVPAAVAATRPLEVLRDTFSDGVHLRNDLFSYQREVEEEGENANCVLVLERFLGVPPQKAADLTNEILTSRLQQFENTALVEVPALCAEYGLTPEQCLDVAKYVKGLQDWQSGGHEWHMRSSRYMNEGADKSGDTLDFLGPRGLGTSAFRIKLSPGALGLQRIKTLTHAPFQPVGRMKRPQIYMPFALRLSPHLPAARRNCVAWARKMGMLEVVPGVFGSGIWNERRLIGFDFPACAAGIHPDASPHELDLSSGWLTWGTYGDDYFPLVFGATRDMAGAKRFNARLSMFMPLDLAGAPVPENPVESGLLDLWIRTASPMSMSARQTLRRSIETMTGSWLWELLNQTQNRIPDPVDYVEMRRKTFGADLTMGLSKLTLGDVIPAEVFRTRTMRGLDNTTADVGGWINDLFSYRKEIEFEGELSNLVLVVQRFLECDADRAMHVVNDLLTARVQEFEHIVATELPALLSEFGLEKEARDALLGYVEKQRLYMAGVLNWHVVTSRYVDAELERHPIERVLEGARGFGTTAARIATMFGTGKAGAQVPAVKADLSMGTARVAPLKLGR, from the coding sequence ATGCAACCGTTCACGCTGCCGGACTTCTACATGCCGTATCCGGCGCGCATCAACCCTCACCTCGAGGGCGCGCGCGCGCATTCCAAGGCATGGGCCTACGAGATGGGGGTCCTCGAGAAGAACCCGCAGGGCACCCCCATCTGGGACGAGCGCACCTTCGACGCGCACGATTACGCGCTCCTCTGCGCGTATACCCACCCCGACGCCCCCGCGTCCGAGCTCGATCTCATCACGGATTGGTACGTCTGGGTCTTCTTCTTCGACGACCATTTCCTCGAGCTCTACAAGCGCACGAAGGACATGTCCGGCGCGAAGGCGTACCTCGACCGGCTGCCGCTCTTCATGCCCGTCGTGCCCTCGGGCGCGCCGCCCACCCCCACGAACACGGTCGAGCGCGCGCTCGCCGATCTCTGGGCGCGCACGGTCCCGCTCACCTCGGTGGCGTGGCGCGAGCGTTTCCTCGAAGCCACGAAGAACCTGCTCCTCGAGTGCATGTGGGAGCTCGCGAATATCCAGGAGAACCGGGTCGCGAACCCCGTCGAATACATCGAAATGCGCCGCAAGGTCGGCGGCGCCCCCTGGTCCGCGGGCCTCGTCGAGATCGCCGTGGGCGCCGAGGTCCCGGCCGCCGTCGCCGCGACGCGCCCCCTCGAGGTCCTGCGCGACACGTTCTCGGACGGCGTGCACCTGCGCAACGACCTGTTCTCGTACCAGCGCGAGGTGGAGGAGGAAGGGGAGAACGCCAATTGCGTGCTCGTCCTCGAGCGTTTCCTCGGCGTCCCCCCGCAGAAGGCCGCCGACCTGACGAACGAGATCCTGACCTCGCGGCTGCAGCAGTTCGAGAACACGGCGCTCGTCGAGGTCCCGGCGCTGTGCGCCGAATACGGGCTCACCCCGGAGCAATGCCTCGACGTCGCGAAATACGTCAAGGGCCTCCAGGACTGGCAGTCCGGCGGCCACGAGTGGCACATGCGGTCGAGCCGCTACATGAACGAGGGCGCGGACAAGTCCGGCGATACCCTCGATTTCCTCGGCCCGAGGGGGCTCGGGACCTCGGCGTTTCGAATCAAGCTCTCGCCCGGCGCCCTGGGATTGCAGCGCATCAAGACCTTGACGCACGCCCCGTTCCAGCCCGTGGGCCGGATGAAGCGGCCGCAGATCTACATGCCCTTCGCGCTTCGATTGAGCCCGCATCTGCCCGCGGCGCGCAGGAACTGCGTCGCGTGGGCCCGCAAGATGGGGATGCTCGAGGTGGTGCCGGGCGTCTTCGGCTCCGGGATCTGGAACGAGCGCAGGCTCATCGGCTTTGATTTCCCCGCCTGCGCCGCGGGCATTCACCCGGACGCGTCCCCGCACGAGCTCGATCTGAGCTCGGGCTGGCTGACCTGGGGGACGTACGGCGACGACTATTTCCCCCTCGTCTTCGGCGCGACCCGGGACATGGCGGGCGCAAAACGCTTCAATGCCCGTCTGTCGATGTTCATGCCGCTCGACCTCGCCGGCGCCCCCGTGCCCGAGAACCCCGTGGAGAGCGGCCTGCTCGACCTCTGGATCCGCACGGCGTCGCCCATGTCGATGAGCGCGCGTCAGACGCTCCGGCGCAGCATCGAGACGATGACCGGGAGCTGGCTCTGGGAGCTCTTGAACCAGACGCAGAACCGGATCCCGGATCCGGTCGATTACGTCGAGATGCGCCGCAAGACGTTCGGCGCCGATCTCACGATGGGCCTGTCGAAGCTCACGCTCGGCGACGTGATCCCGGCCGAGGTCTTCCGCACGCGGACGATGCGGGGGCTCGACAACACCACGGCCGACGTCGGCGGCTGGATCAACGACCTCTTCTCGTACCGCAAGGAGATCGAGTTCGAGGGCGAGCTCTCGAACCTCGTGCTTGTCGTGCAGCGCTTCCTCGAATGCGACGCGGATCGGGCCATGCACGTCGTCAATGACCTCCTGACGGCGCGCGTGCAGGAGTTCGAGCACATCGTCGCGACCGAGCTGCCCGCGCTCCTCTCGGAGTTCGGCCTGGAAAAGGAGGCTCGGGATGCGCTGCTCGGGTACGTCGAGAAGCAACGATTGTACATGGCGGGCGTGCTCAACTGGCACGTGGTGACCAGCCGTTACGTGGACGCCGAGCTCGAGCGCCACCCGATCGAGCGGGTGCTCGAGGGCGCGCGTGGTTTTGGCACCACGGCGGCGCGTATCGCCACGATGTTCGGCACCGGAAAGGCCGGTGCGCAGGTTCCCGCCGTGAAGGCGGATCTTTCGATGGGTACGGCGCGCGTCGCGCCCTTGAAGCTCGGGCGGTGA
- a CDS encoding family 2B encapsulin nanocompartment shell protein: MSAKLASVIDQQQTSLATAAARQLATTTKSAPQMQGISSRWLLKLLPWVHVNGVYRVNRRLSYAVGDGRVEFTNTGAKIQVIPQELCELPLLRGYEDVEVLSTLASRFVQREYKPGEVITERGKEADHICLIAHGKINKIGTGKYGDETVLEVLADGDHYSYEALLETQDYWSFTAKAVTSCIVLTLQQNAFEEIVAQSPSLQKHVEGFKARATKKQDKTGEAAIEIAAGHAGEHVLPGTFVDYDTSPREYELSVAQTVLQIHTRVADLFNEPMNQTEQQLRLTIEALKERQEHELVNNHDFGLLHNAALKQRIHTRSGPPTPDDMDELLSTVWREPSFFLAHPRAIAAFGQECSRLGIYPQSVEVNGNHVPAWRGVPIFPCNKIPVSDTRTTSILLMRAGEKNQGVIGLHHAGIPDEVEPSLNVRFMGINEKAIISYLVSLYYSAAVLVPDALGVLESVEIGRAHE, from the coding sequence ATGTCAGCGAAATTGGCCTCGGTGATCGATCAGCAGCAGACGAGCCTCGCGACCGCGGCCGCACGGCAGCTCGCGACGACGACGAAATCGGCCCCGCAGATGCAGGGGATCTCGTCGCGGTGGCTGCTCAAGCTCTTGCCGTGGGTGCACGTCAACGGCGTCTACCGCGTCAACCGCCGCCTGAGCTACGCGGTCGGCGACGGCCGCGTGGAGTTCACGAACACCGGCGCCAAGATCCAGGTCATCCCGCAGGAGCTCTGCGAGCTGCCGCTGCTGCGCGGCTACGAGGACGTCGAGGTCCTGAGCACGCTGGCGAGCCGCTTCGTGCAGCGCGAATACAAGCCCGGCGAGGTCATCACCGAGCGCGGCAAGGAGGCCGATCATATCTGCCTCATCGCGCACGGCAAGATCAACAAGATCGGGACCGGCAAGTACGGTGACGAGACGGTGCTCGAGGTCCTCGCGGACGGCGACCATTACAGCTACGAGGCGCTGCTCGAGACGCAGGACTACTGGTCCTTCACGGCCAAGGCGGTCACCTCGTGCATCGTGCTGACGCTGCAGCAGAACGCGTTCGAGGAGATCGTCGCGCAGTCGCCGTCGCTCCAGAAGCACGTCGAGGGTTTCAAGGCGCGCGCCACGAAGAAGCAGGACAAAACGGGCGAGGCCGCGATCGAGATCGCGGCGGGCCACGCCGGAGAGCACGTCCTGCCGGGCACGTTCGTCGATTACGACACCTCGCCGCGCGAATACGAGCTCAGCGTGGCGCAGACCGTGCTCCAGATCCACACGCGCGTCGCGGATCTCTTCAACGAGCCGATGAACCAGACCGAGCAGCAGCTCCGGCTGACGATCGAGGCGCTGAAGGAGCGACAGGAGCACGAGCTCGTCAACAACCACGACTTCGGCCTCCTGCACAACGCCGCCCTGAAGCAGCGCATCCACACCCGCAGCGGCCCCCCGACGCCGGACGACATGGACGAGCTCCTCTCCACGGTCTGGCGAGAGCCGTCGTTTTTCCTGGCGCATCCGCGCGCCATCGCGGCCTTCGGCCAGGAGTGCAGCCGCCTCGGCATCTATCCGCAGAGCGTCGAGGTCAATGGCAATCACGTCCCGGCGTGGCGCGGCGTGCCGATCTTCCCCTGCAACAAGATCCCGGTCTCCGACACGCGCACGACCTCGATCCTCCTCATGCGCGCCGGAGAGAAGAACCAGGGCGTCATCGGCCTGCACCACGCCGGCATCCCCGACGAGGTCGAGCCCAGCCTCAACGTGCGCTTCATGGGGATCAACGAGAAGGCGATCATCTCCTACCTCGTGAGCCTCTATTACTCCGCGGCCGTCCTCGTCCCCGACGCGCTCGGCGTCCTCGAGAGCGTGGAGATCGGGCGCGCGCACGAGTGA
- a CDS encoding family 2B encapsulin nanocompartment shell protein, whose product MANADNPGIVGEAERSSLGTKGARKLATTSKSPPQMQGLSPRWLSRALPWVEVPGGTYRVNRRLSYAVGDGRLSFGNIGAKVQVIPQELCELPLLQGFADDALLEALSSRFVQREYKRGEIIAERGKPAEHIFLIAHGKANKLGAGKYGDDLILDVLADGDHFGDSAVVQSNDTWGFTVKAVTPCTVLALPQQVFEDLMRQSPALQRHVAAYVERLKKPQDKVGQAAIALSAGHKGEAALPGTFVDYETTPREYELSVAQTVLRVHTRVSDLFDDPMDQLEEQLRLTVHALRERQEHELINNLDFGLLHNADLKQRLHTRSGPPTPEDMDELLCRRRKSQFFLAHPRTIAAFHRACNRRRVYPSTVEYQGARVTAWRGVPLLPCDKIPIHEDETSSILVMRTGQEHQGVIGLHRTGLPDEIEPGLSVRKMDTNDKAISSYLVSTYFSAAVLVPDALGILENVQIGR is encoded by the coding sequence ATGGCAAACGCGGACAATCCTGGGATCGTGGGCGAGGCGGAGCGTTCGAGCCTCGGGACGAAGGGGGCACGAAAACTCGCGACGACGAGCAAATCGCCGCCGCAGATGCAGGGGCTCTCTCCCCGGTGGCTCTCGCGGGCCCTGCCCTGGGTCGAGGTCCCGGGCGGCACGTATCGCGTGAACCGCCGCCTGAGTTATGCCGTCGGCGACGGGCGCTTGAGCTTCGGCAACATCGGGGCGAAGGTGCAGGTGATCCCGCAGGAGCTCTGCGAACTGCCGCTCCTGCAGGGCTTCGCGGACGACGCGCTGCTCGAGGCCCTCTCGAGCCGGTTCGTCCAGCGCGAATACAAGCGCGGAGAGATCATCGCCGAGCGCGGAAAGCCGGCGGAGCACATCTTCTTGATCGCGCACGGCAAGGCCAACAAGCTCGGCGCAGGCAAGTATGGCGACGACCTGATCCTGGACGTCCTCGCCGACGGCGACCATTTCGGCGACAGCGCCGTCGTCCAGTCGAACGACACCTGGGGCTTCACGGTCAAGGCCGTCACGCCGTGCACGGTGCTCGCGCTGCCGCAGCAGGTGTTCGAGGACCTGATGCGGCAATCCCCGGCGCTCCAGCGTCACGTCGCCGCGTACGTGGAGCGGCTGAAGAAGCCGCAAGACAAGGTGGGGCAGGCGGCCATCGCGCTCTCCGCGGGTCACAAGGGGGAGGCCGCGCTGCCGGGGACGTTCGTCGATTACGAGACGACGCCCCGCGAATACGAGCTGAGCGTGGCGCAGACCGTCCTCCGGGTCCACACGCGCGTCTCGGACCTCTTCGACGATCCGATGGATCAGCTCGAGGAGCAGCTCCGCCTCACGGTCCACGCCCTGCGCGAGCGACAGGAGCACGAGCTCATCAACAACCTCGATTTCGGCCTCCTGCACAACGCCGATCTCAAGCAGCGCCTCCATACGCGCAGCGGCCCCCCGACCCCCGAGGACATGGACGAGCTGCTCTGCCGGCGCCGCAAGTCGCAGTTTTTCCTGGCGCACCCGCGCACGATCGCCGCATTTCATCGGGCGTGCAATCGCCGCCGGGTGTATCCGAGCACGGTCGAATATCAAGGCGCCAGGGTGACGGCCTGGCGTGGCGTGCCGCTCCTGCCTTGCGACAAGATCCCCATCCACGAGGACGAGACGAGCTCCATCCTCGTCATGCGCACGGGGCAGGAGCACCAGGGCGTCATCGGCCTGCACCGCACGGGCCTGCCCGACGAAATCGAGCCTGGCCTCTCGGTTCGCAAGATGGACACCAACGACAAGGCCATCAGCTCGTACCTCGTCAGCACCTATTTCTCCGCCGCGGTCCTGGTCCCCGACGCCCTCGGCATCCTGGAGAACGTCCAGATCGGGCGATAG
- a CDS encoding mechanosensitive ion channel family protein: MTLPHLDLLLHNVVALCVAIVALFLLSELVVTIIHRGYAFVLRSPTLEHVTDDDRKDFRRRVRRRALVWVSIFVLLLMGGALFATLREVRILDLVKRALGELAGDDPSVLKARLAATLGIAVGALFVDTLARGLAGTLGRAVERSEWLESRREALSEVTIRLRKALRAIVLGAAAVLIADKLELAPGSQRSALLAAYVLGAFYVSRLLTGVGYLLLDILFDNSTRLTRLESPLKYLGGLKHLLGITKRVLDYCVYLSAATWVAEALTPDTWLAQAGRIGIRVIAIFYASRVLVELCVLLIHDLFLGKTAEGNPQSLQQRKTLVPVAMGFLRYAIYFTALVMVLREVSIDPTPLLAGAGVIGVAIGFGAQTFVGDIVAGFFILFENLLLVGDLVEIGGIQGRVEEIGVRITKIRDESGVLHSIPNGEVRKVANHSRTYVNAVIDVHVPYEEDMPRVRDLLGSVVEREVEALTGAPGRVEVGVEELTEGSVVLRVIARVPPGESKDMGDALRGRIVEELCKAQVSAPRPRRAVLIESKLHVGRPPRLEIEESTPVAPFSPSNGDGD, translated from the coding sequence ATGACATTGCCCCACCTCGACCTGCTGCTCCACAATGTCGTCGCCTTGTGCGTCGCGATCGTGGCGCTCTTCCTCCTCTCGGAGCTCGTGGTCACGATCATCCATCGGGGCTACGCCTTCGTCCTTCGCTCACCGACGCTCGAGCACGTCACGGACGACGACCGCAAGGATTTCCGGCGCCGCGTCCGCCGCCGCGCCCTCGTATGGGTGTCGATCTTCGTGCTCCTCCTCATGGGCGGCGCGCTCTTCGCGACCCTTCGAGAGGTCCGGATCCTCGACCTCGTGAAGCGCGCGCTCGGCGAGCTCGCGGGGGACGATCCTTCGGTTCTCAAGGCGCGCCTCGCCGCCACCCTCGGCATTGCCGTCGGGGCGCTTTTCGTCGACACCCTGGCCCGGGGGCTCGCCGGGACACTGGGCCGGGCCGTCGAGCGCTCGGAGTGGCTCGAGAGCCGCCGCGAGGCCCTCTCCGAGGTCACGATACGCCTGCGCAAGGCGCTGCGCGCCATCGTCCTCGGCGCCGCCGCGGTCCTCATCGCCGACAAACTCGAGCTCGCGCCGGGATCCCAGCGCTCCGCGTTGCTCGCCGCCTACGTCCTCGGGGCCTTCTACGTCAGCCGCCTCTTGACGGGCGTCGGATACCTCCTCCTCGACATCCTCTTCGACAACTCGACGCGGCTCACCCGCCTCGAGAGCCCGCTCAAATATCTCGGCGGTCTGAAGCACCTCCTCGGGATCACCAAGCGCGTCCTCGATTATTGCGTGTACCTCTCGGCCGCGACGTGGGTCGCAGAGGCGCTGACGCCCGACACGTGGCTGGCGCAGGCCGGGCGGATCGGGATCCGCGTCATCGCGATCTTTTATGCGAGCCGGGTCCTGGTCGAGCTCTGCGTGCTGCTCATCCACGACCTGTTCCTCGGCAAGACGGCCGAGGGCAATCCCCAGTCGCTCCAGCAGCGCAAGACCCTCGTCCCCGTGGCGATGGGCTTCTTGCGGTACGCGATTTACTTCACCGCCCTCGTGATGGTGCTGCGCGAGGTCTCCATCGATCCGACGCCGCTGCTCGCCGGCGCCGGCGTCATCGGCGTCGCCATCGGATTCGGCGCGCAGACGTTCGTGGGCGACATCGTGGCCGGCTTCTTCATTCTCTTCGAGAACCTCCTGCTCGTCGGTGATCTCGTGGAGATCGGCGGCATCCAGGGGCGCGTGGAGGAGATCGGCGTTCGTATCACGAAGATCCGCGACGAGTCGGGGGTCCTCCACTCCATCCCCAATGGCGAGGTGCGCAAGGTCGCGAACCACTCGAGGACCTACGTCAACGCGGTGATCGACGTGCACGTGCCCTACGAGGAGGACATGCCGCGGGTGCGTGATCTCCTCGGCAGCGTGGTCGAGCGCGAGGTCGAGGCGCTGACCGGCGCCCCTGGGCGCGTGGAGGTCGGCGTCGAGGAGCTGACCGAGGGTTCGGTCGTCCTGCGTGTCATCGCGCGCGTGCCGCCCGGCGAGAGCAAAGACATGGGCGACGCCCTGCGCGGGCGCATCGTGGAGGAGCTCTGCAAAGCCCAGGTGAGCGCGCCGCGCCCGCGTCGCGCCGTCCTGATCGAGAGCAAGCTCCACGTCGGCCGCCCGCCGCGGCTCGAAATCGAGGAGTCCACGCCCGTCGCGCCCTTCTCGCCTTCGAATGGGGACGGCGATTGA